In Ignavibacteriales bacterium, the sequence AGACAATCACAATTCTTGCAGAGCGCGAAGGAACGGAAGAAGTGAAATATATCCACGGCAACTTCGGACGCGGCACATTTACATGGTACGGTGGACACGATCCGGAAGATTACCAGCATGCCGTCGGCGATCCGCCTACCGATTTGAATCTGCATAAAAACTCACCCGGCTACCGGCTCATATTGAACAACGTTCTGTTTCCTGCGGCGAAGAAGAAACAGCAGAAAACGTAAGTGGAATAGTTGAAATAAGCATGGCAGACGTAAATAAAATCAGGAGCTTTGAATCTCTTGAAGATCGTATGAAACGGGTTGTGCAGGAAGAGGTTGTTATCGTTCCATATAATCCAGATTGGCCAAGGATGTTTGAAGAAGAGAAGAAACATCTTTTCTCCTGCCTGCCGCATGAAATTATTACGAGAATTGAGCACTTCGGAAGCACGGCAATCCCAGATTTATCGGCAAAACCAATTATTGATATCTTGGTGGAGGTGACTTCTCTTGAAGAAACCAAGAAGGTTGTTGTGCCTATATTAACTACGCAAGGATATGATTACTTTTGGCGGCCGACGCATGGCGATGACGGTCTGCCATTTTATGCATGGTTCATCAAACGAGATGTGCACGGACTTCGCACGCATCATATTCATATGATAGAACGTGGCTTCGAGCACTGGGATAGATTGTTCTTTCGAGATTATCTGATTGAACATCCGTGTCTTATAAAAGAATATCAACAGCTGAAAATACAGTTGGCGAAAAGTTTTACACACGATAGAGTCGCGTATACTACTGCGAAAACAAAATTCATTGTGAAGACTACTCTGTCGGCAAAGGAATATTATAAAATGAAAAATCACTCGTGACAAGGAAAGTAGGATTGTCAGATCTGGATGCGATCACTGATATTGAAGATGAAGAAATTCTTACGACCACTGTAAGATATTTGTGTAAATTGATTTTATTTATATTATCGACTAAATTTTCGGAGAGCATGCATTTAAGAACTTTGTCCTATAGCGCGTGAAACGATAATCCATTCTACCGGTACCGTTCATCAAAAAGAACGAACGAGAAAGAAATTATTTCTATGAAAGAAAAAATACAATTCATCGCTGAGCGGATAAAGGAATTGAGAGAAATTTCCGGAATTTCCGCGGCTTCACTGGCGCAAGAACTTGGAATTTCACTAGATGTCATGACCCAATACGAAAGCGGGACGGTTGATATTCCTGTTGGATTCCTTTATAAGGTGGCACATAAATTCGGCATAGAACTGACAGCAATCCTTACCGGAGAAAACCCCAGACTTCATGTCTATTGCGTCGTGCATAAAGACAAAGGATTGAGTGTGGAAAGAAGAAAGCAGTACAAATATGAAAGTCTCGCATTTAATTTTATCAATAAAAAAGCAGAACCGTTCATTGTCAAAATTGACCCGGATATAGAACTTACTCCCGCGGAATTTAATTCGCATCCCGGCCAGGAATTCAATTATGTTATCGAAGGGACGATGAAGATCGTCATTGATACTCATGAGATTATTCTGAATACAGGCGATTCTATCTATTTTGATTCAACGTATAAACATGCGGTGAAAGCGATGAATCAAGCACCGGTGAAACTGCTTGCAATCGTTTTATAAATATTAGAATAAAGAGAATAATAATGCTTAATAACTATCTTTCACAAACAGACTTCAGTTCCTATCAAGAATTCATTGATGCATTCGAGATCCGAATACCAGAACACTTTAACTTTGCATTCGATGTGGTCGATGAGATTGCCCTTCACACTCCCGATAAAATTGCGATGGTGTGGTGTGATGACAAAGGAGGAGAAGCAACATTTACATTTGGACAAATGAAGCGCTTTAGTGATAAAGCAGCAAATTTCTTCAGATCAACAGGCATCTGCAAAGGGGATCCTGTGATGCTGATCTTGAAACGTCGTTATGAATATTGGTTCTGCACACTTGCGTTAAATAAAATCGGTGCGATTACTATCCCTGCGACGCATCTTTTGAGCACAAAAGATATTGTCTATAGAAATAATGCTGCAGACATAAAAATGATTGTCTGTGTGCAGGATCCCGATGTTGTTAAGCATGTAGAAGAAGCAGAAGCGAAATCACCAACGTTACGGCATAAAGCTTTAATCGGTGCAGCGCGTGACGGGTGGTTGAACTTAACGGAAGAAATGGAAAAAAGTCCGGAAACGTTTGACCGGCAATCGCT encodes:
- a CDS encoding cupin domain-containing protein, whose translation is MKEKIQFIAERIKELREISGISAASLAQELGISLDVMTQYESGTVDIPVGFLYKVAHKFGIELTAILTGENPRLHVYCVVHKDKGLSVERRKQYKYESLAFNFINKKAEPFIVKIDPDIELTPAEFNSHPGQEFNYVIEGTMKIVIDTHEIILNTGDSIYFDSTYKHAVKAMNQAPVKLLAIVL
- a CDS encoding GrpB family protein, with translation MADVNKIRSFESLEDRMKRVVQEEVVIVPYNPDWPRMFEEEKKHLFSCLPHEIITRIEHFGSTAIPDLSAKPIIDILVEVTSLEETKKVVVPILTTQGYDYFWRPTHGDDGLPFYAWFIKRDVHGLRTHHIHMIERGFEHWDRLFFRDYLIEHPCLIKEYQQLKIQLAKSFTHDRVAYTTAKTKFIVKTTLSAKEYYKMKNHS